TACGGAGAAGGGCGGGAAGCCGTTGTCCTCCAGCCACTTCTCGTACGAGGGGTGGTGGACGGGGTTGAGCGCGCCGGGCAGGTGCTCACCGTCCAGGCCGTAGAACTCGGGGCCGCGCTCGCGGCCGATGTGCCACTTGCCGACGTGGCCCACCGAGTAGCCCTGGTCCTTCAACTGACCCCAGAGCATGGGGTCTTCATCGGAGAGCTCGTCCTTGCTCCCCCCATTGCGCTCGGGGTTGTTCAGCATGCCGTGGCGGAAGGGGTGGAGGCCGGTGGCCAGCGAGGCGCGGGCCGGGGTGCAGATGGCGGTCGGGGTGTAGAAGCGGTCGAAGCGGGTTCCCTCGGCCGCAAGGGCGTCCAGGGCCGGGGTGTCGACGAGTGGGTTGCCGTAACAGCCCAGGGTGTCCACCCGGTGCTGGTCGGTCATCAGGAACAGGACGTTGCGCGGAGCCACTCGGGCCGCCCTTTCGGTGGTCGCTCACGGTGCTGCCGGGGAGCCGGCCGACACGCCGTCAGGTGACGTCCCGACGCGTGCCGGTGTCGGCAATTGACCGGAACTGTAGGGACGGTGACTTTTTTACGTCAACCCTTGGGAATAAACATTGTGTGAATTCGTCCCGGGCGTTGACAGAAACCCCTTGACCGATCGACCATGCGTCCATGACGGAACGCACCGATGCCCTCCAGCGCCTGCGCAGGGCCAACGAAGCCGCCGTACTCGGTGAACTCCGCAGGTCGGGCGCGCTGAGCCGCGGCGAGCTGAAGGCGCGGGTCGGGCTCTCCCGCACCACCCTGTTCGCGATCGTGTCCGATCTGCTGGAACGCAAGGCCGTCGTCGAGCAGCAGGCCCCCGACCCCGAGCAGCCGCGCGGCCGCGGCAGGCCGGCCCTGGAGATCTCGCTCAACTCCCGCGGCGCCGAGCTGATCGGCATCGATCTCCAGCGCCACCACATCCATGTGGTCGTGGCCAACTGCGCCCATGAGATCGTCGGCCGCCACAGCGCCCCCGTCCCGGCGGACAGCGGCGCGGCCGAACGCGCCGCGCAGGCGATCCGGGCCGTCGAGGACCTGGTGCGGCGCGAGAACATCAGCCTCGCCCCCGTCGCCGGCATCGGCCTCGGCCTTCCCGGCTTCGTACAGAACCCGGCCTCCGGCGACCCGCGCACCATGACCCCGTTCGCCGGCCATGTCGCCGAAGAGCTGGGCCGGCATTTCGACGCCCCCGTGCTCACCGACAACAACTCGCGGCTCGCGGCTCTCGCCGAGGTGACCTGGGGAGCGGCGCGCGGGATCGACAACGCGGTCTATCTGCGCTGGTCGGAAGGGGTCGGTGGCGGACTCGTCGTCAACGGCTCGCTGGTCCACGGCGCCCATGGCACCGCCGGGGAGATCGGCCACACCAGCTGCGACCCCGAGGGAAAGCCCTGCCACTGCGGCGGCCGGGGCTGTCTGGAGGGCCTCATCTCCGTCCCGGCCCTGCTCGCCGCCTGCGCCGATCGCGGCGTGACGGCCGCGGACGCCGCGGAACTGATCGCGCTCGCCGCCGGGGGCCAGCCGGACACCGCCGAGGTGATCCGGGACGCGGCCGTCGTCGCGGGACGGGTGCTCGCGGCCCTCGCCGCCCAGGTCGACCCCGAGTGCATCGTCGTCTACGGGGAACCGGCGTCCCTCGACGCTCTCGTCCTCACACCGATCCGGGAACAGCTCGCCGCGCTCTCCCTGCCGTCCGCGCCCCGCACCATCGAGGTACGCGGATCCACCCTCGGCGGCGAGGCGGCCGCGCTCGGCGGGGTGGCGCTGTTGCTGCGCACCACGGGCCAGGACCTGGCGGAGCTGCTCGACCGGCCGGCCCCCGGTGCGGATACCGGGGACGACCGGCCGCTCGACGAGGAGACCTCACCGTGAACGCCTGCTGCGGGCCCGCCCGCGAGAGCACCACGCCTGCCGCCGCCACTCCCCCGGCGGACTTCGCCGTCCCCGTACGCCGCCCCGCCGAACTGCTGCGCGGCATGGTGGGGGTGCCCGGCGGTCCGTTCCTGATGGGCGGCGAGGACGAGGACGCGTTCCCGGCCGATGGCGAGGGGCCGGTACGGGAGGTGACCCTCGCCCCGTTCCACATCGACGCGGCCGCCGTCACCAACGCCCGCTTCGCCGTCTTCGTCAAGGCCACCGGCTATCGCACCGAGGCCGAACTCATCGGCTGGTCCTACGTCTTCGGCTCCTTCGTCCCACAGGAGGCCCGGCACGCCGTGCTGCCCGGCACCGTGCCCGGCGCCCCCTGGTGGCGTGCGGTCACCGGAGCACACTGGCGTGCCCCCGAAGGGCCGGGCACCTCGATCGGCGACCGCCGCGACCACCCGGTGGTCCACATGTCGTGGCACGACGCGACGGCCTACGCCCGCTGGGCCGGCAAGCGGCTGCCCACCGAGGCCGAATGGGAGAAGGCGGCACGCGGCGGACTCGTCCGGGCCCGCTTCCCGTGGGGCGACGAGCTGACCCCGAACGGCCGGCACCGCTGCAACATCTGGCAGGGCGACTTCCCCGTACGCAACACGCGCGAGGACGGCTTCACAGGCACCGCGCCCGTCAAGGCGTACGCCCCCAACGGCTTCGGGCTCTACAACACCTCGGGCAACGTCTGGGAGTGGTGCGCCGACCGGTTCAGCACCGACTGGCACGCCGAGGCCCGACCGGAAACCCGCTCCGACCCCGTCGGGCCACCGCACGGCGGGAGCCGGGTGCTGCGCGGCGGCTCGTACCTCTGCCACCGCTCGTACTGCAACCGCTACCGCATCGCCGCCCGCACCTCCAACACCCCCGACAGCACGACGGGCCACGGCGGGTTCCGCTGCGCGGTCACGGTCTGACCCCCCGCATCGCGATCCGCGCACATCCGGCTATCCTGGCCGCCGCACCGGACACGGGGTGCCCCTCAAGGGGCTGAGAACACACCCGTCGAACCTGAACCAGTTAGCACTGGCGGAGGGATGTCTCATGTCATTGCCGTATGCCCAGGACGAGCGCACAGCCCTGGACCCGCGACCCGCATTCGACGGGCGCATGCCCACCGCCCCCGGCGACCTGCGCATCGAGGCGCACGGCATAGCCCCCGTGCCCGAGGACCGCCGTTACGGCCGCCCCGGCCGGCTGTTCACCGTCTGGTTCGCCCCCAATCTGACCATGACCGGGGTCTTCACCGGCACGGTCGGCATCGCTCTGGGCCTGGACTTCGCCACGGCACTCGCCGCCGTCGTGCTCGGCACGCTCGTGGGCGCCGTGCCCACCGCGTATCTGGGCACCTGGGGCAGCCAGACCGGCGCCGGTCAACTCCCGCTGGCGCGACTGGCGTTCGGCAGGAGTGTCGTACTTCCCGGCGCACTGCAGTGGCTCTCCTCCATCGCCTGGGACGCACTGATCGGCCTGTTCGGCGGGGAGGCGCTGGCCCAGCTGTGCGGCTGGCCGTTCTGGCTGGGAGTGCTGGTCATGATGGCCGCCCAGGGCGCGCTCGGCGTGCTGGGGTACGAGGTGATCCACCGGCTCCAGACCGTGATGACCTTCGCTCTGGCCGCCGCCTTCGTGGTGCTCGCGACCAAGCTCCTGGACGGCGTCCACCCCGCGTCCACCAGTACCGTGCACGGCGCCGACCGGGCGGGCGCCTTCGTCCTGACGTGCACCATCGCGCTCAGCCTCGCACTGTCCTGGGCCCCGTACGCCAGTGACTTCAGCCGCTATCTGCCGCGCACCACGTCCCGGCCGCGCATGTTCTGGTGCACACTGCTCGGCATCAGCGCCTCCTTCGTGGCGGTCCAGACCCTCGGCCTGTGGGGGGCGTCCGTCTTCACCGACCAGACCGCGCACGGCATCGACACACTGCTCGGCGGGGGCGCCCTCGGAGCCTTCGGGCTGCTCGCCGTGGCACTTGCCGCGCTGTGCAGCAACGCCATGAACGACTACAGCGGATCGCTGGCGTTGCAGACCATGGGGGTCCGGCTGCCGCGCCCCGTCGCCGCGGCACTCGCCGCCGCACTCGGCTTCCCGCTCGTGCTGTGGATGCATGCGGCCGACACCACGACACGCTTCCAGAACGTCCTGCTGCTCGTCGGCTACTGGATCCCCGCATTCCTCGCGATCGTGGTCGTCGACTGGCTCGTCAGGGCGAGAGCCCGCGGCGGTTCCCCCGTCGACCTGGCCACCGAGAGCTCCCGCCCGCAGCCCTGGTGGCCGGCGCCGATCGCCTTCACGCTCGCCTTCGCAGCGGCGACACCGTTCATGAACACCACCCTGTACGTGGGTCCGGTCGCGAAGGCGCTGCATGGGGCGGACCTCGCCTACGGTGTCGCGTTCCTCGTGGCCCTGGCCCTCTACACACCGCTACGGCTGCGCAACCGGCCCTGACGACGCATGGCATTCCGGTACGGGGGCGGGTTCCGCAGCCATGGACCTCGGGTCAGGTTCCCGTGCCGCCGCCTCAGCCGTCGGCCAGGGTGCGGCCGAGGAGGGGCAGCAGACGGTCCCAATGGCGTTGCAGCGCGGCGGGGTCGAAGGCGTCGGTGTCGGACATGGTGAAGCCGTGCCTGGTGCCGGGGTAGATCTCGGAGGTGTGGGAGACACTCGCAGCGTCCAGAGCCCGGTTGAGCTCGCCGAGAGCCTCGGGCGCCAGGTCCGTCTCGGCGTGCCCGAAGTGGACCTCGCCGGTGAGGCGGCTCAGACTGTCGGGCCCGTCGGCGCCCACGGGGCCGTGGAATGCGGCGACGGCGGCCACCTGGCCGTGGTGGGCCGCGGCGGTGCGCACCGCCAGGAGGCCGCCGATGCAGTAGCCGGTCACCGCGACCGGCCCGGCGACGACCTCGGGCTGGGCGGTCAGGAACCCGAGGTAGGCGTCGGCGTCGCTCAGGACACGTTCGACGGTGTGCGCCTCGATCAGGGGCATCAGCTGCTCGAACACCTTCGCCCGGGCTCCGTCTCCGATGTACTCGGGAAGATCGATCACCGGCGCCGGACCGTTCCGGTAGAAGACGTTGGGGACGAGCACGTAGTACCCGTGCCCGGCCAGCTCGCGGGCCATC
This genomic interval from Streptomyces sp. NBC_00464 contains the following:
- a CDS encoding ROK family transcriptional regulator, which produces MTERTDALQRLRRANEAAVLGELRRSGALSRGELKARVGLSRTTLFAIVSDLLERKAVVEQQAPDPEQPRGRGRPALEISLNSRGAELIGIDLQRHHIHVVVANCAHEIVGRHSAPVPADSGAAERAAQAIRAVEDLVRRENISLAPVAGIGLGLPGFVQNPASGDPRTMTPFAGHVAEELGRHFDAPVLTDNNSRLAALAEVTWGAARGIDNAVYLRWSEGVGGGLVVNGSLVHGAHGTAGEIGHTSCDPEGKPCHCGGRGCLEGLISVPALLAACADRGVTAADAAELIALAAGGQPDTAEVIRDAAVVAGRVLAALAAQVDPECIVVYGEPASLDALVLTPIREQLAALSLPSAPRTIEVRGSTLGGEAAALGGVALLLRTTGQDLAELLDRPAPGADTGDDRPLDEETSP
- a CDS encoding formylglycine-generating enzyme family protein, whose translation is MNACCGPARESTTPAAATPPADFAVPVRRPAELLRGMVGVPGGPFLMGGEDEDAFPADGEGPVREVTLAPFHIDAAAVTNARFAVFVKATGYRTEAELIGWSYVFGSFVPQEARHAVLPGTVPGAPWWRAVTGAHWRAPEGPGTSIGDRRDHPVVHMSWHDATAYARWAGKRLPTEAEWEKAARGGLVRARFPWGDELTPNGRHRCNIWQGDFPVRNTREDGFTGTAPVKAYAPNGFGLYNTSGNVWEWCADRFSTDWHAEARPETRSDPVGPPHGGSRVLRGGSYLCHRSYCNRYRIAARTSNTPDSTTGHGGFRCAVTV
- a CDS encoding purine-cytosine permease family protein translates to MSLPYAQDERTALDPRPAFDGRMPTAPGDLRIEAHGIAPVPEDRRYGRPGRLFTVWFAPNLTMTGVFTGTVGIALGLDFATALAAVVLGTLVGAVPTAYLGTWGSQTGAGQLPLARLAFGRSVVLPGALQWLSSIAWDALIGLFGGEALAQLCGWPFWLGVLVMMAAQGALGVLGYEVIHRLQTVMTFALAAAFVVLATKLLDGVHPASTSTVHGADRAGAFVLTCTIALSLALSWAPYASDFSRYLPRTTSRPRMFWCTLLGISASFVAVQTLGLWGASVFTDQTAHGIDTLLGGGALGAFGLLAVALAALCSNAMNDYSGSLALQTMGVRLPRPVAAALAAALGFPLVLWMHAADTTTRFQNVLLLVGYWIPAFLAIVVVDWLVRARARGGSPVDLATESSRPQPWWPAPIAFTLAFAAATPFMNTTLYVGPVAKALHGADLAYGVAFLVALALYTPLRLRNRP
- a CDS encoding dienelactone hydrolase family protein, with the translated sequence MTAKTLHIPTADGRADAFAAFPDGGERCPGVLMYADGFGIRPVLREMARELAGHGYYVLVPNVFYRNGPAPVIDLPEYIGDGARAKVFEQLMPLIEAHTVERVLSDADAYLGFLTAQPEVVAGPVAVTGYCIGGLLAVRTAAAHHGQVAAVAAFHGPVGADGPDSLSRLTGEVHFGHAETDLAPEALGELNRALDAASVSHTSEIYPGTRHGFTMSDTDAFDPAALQRHWDRLLPLLGRTLADG